One part of the Rutidosis leptorrhynchoides isolate AG116_Rl617_1_P2 chromosome 1, CSIRO_AGI_Rlap_v1, whole genome shotgun sequence genome encodes these proteins:
- the LOC139885525 gene encoding DNA repair protein XRCC3 homolog has product MRPENLLLRPTATQYCTLGCPILDAFLRGGIPCNSITEIVSESGCGKTQLSLQLLFTAQLPNNLNGLSGCSLYIYTEFPFPHRRFNQLFQSFRLSQPILFASSRDPRDYIFTRDCHTAHHLLDVLLQLGSRLGKVKETRLNVKLIVIDSIAALFRSDFENNASDLKKRCSLFFRISSVLKSLAHQFGIAIVVTNQVGDSMGDDGVSGVRVGNLEGLYTSGRRVCPSLGLAWANCVNSRLFLSMNEEIEGVNNGLVDGEYSGYVNTRKRRELHVVFAPHLACSSCEFVITKDGVFGVDR; this is encoded by the coding sequence ATGAGACCGGAAAACCTTCTTCTCCGTCCCACCGCCACTCAATACTGCACTCTCGGTTGTCCGATACTCGACGCCTTTCTCCGTGGCGGAATCCCTTGCAACTCAATCACCGAAATCGTTTCCGAAAGCGGCTGCGGCAAAACCCAACTTTCCCTCCAACTCCTTTTCACCGCCCAACTCCCCAACAACCTTAACGGTCTCTCCGGTTGCTCTCTTTACATCTACACCGAATTCCCATTTCCCCACCGCCGGTTCAACCAACTTTTTCAATCTTTCCGTTTGTCTCAACCGATTCTTTTTGCGTCGTCACGTGACCCACGTGACTACATATTTACTCGTGATTGTCACACTGCACACCACCTGCTCGACGTATTGCTTCAGTTAGGGTCTCGTCTTGGGAAAGTGAAGGAGACGAGGTTAAATGTTAAGTTAATCGTTATTGATTCGATTGCAGCGTTGTTTAGGAGTGATTTTGAGAATAATGCGAGTGATTTAAAGAAAAGGTGTTCGTTGTTTTTTAGGATTTCGTCTGTTTTGAAGTCGCTTGCTCATCAGTTTGGGATTGCGATTGTGGTGACGAACCAGGTGGGTGATTCGATGGGTGATGATGGGGTGAGTGGCGTTCGGGTTGGGAATTTGGAAGGGTTGTATACGTCTGGAAGACGAGTATGTCCTTCTTTGGGATTGGCTTGGGCTAATTGTGTTAACTCTAGATTGTTTTTGTCGATGAATGAGGAAATAGAAGGTGTAAATAATGGTTTAGTCGACGGCGAGTATAGTGGTTATGTTAATACACGAAAAAGGAGGGAACTTCATGTCGTTTTTGCTCCTCATTTAGCTTGTTCGTCTTGCGAGTTTGTTATTACGAAGGATGGTGTTTTTGGAGTTGATAGATGA